The following proteins come from a genomic window of Mammaliicoccus sp. Marseille-Q6498:
- a CDS encoding metallophosphoesterase yields the protein MKWIIVSDNHGEQGILHEIHDLHKDADLFLHLGDSEFDYDDTELSLYKRVKGNCDFDPQFPIEDTGTEQSVKYFYTHGHRYEVKGTRDVLSAHAKSEKAKFAFYGHSHVALCESINDVYCINPGSISQTRGKWEETYAVLEFDENKENANLIFMDRNHEIYDKQSLAL from the coding sequence ATGAAATGGATAATTGTAAGTGACAACCATGGCGAACAAGGTATTCTTCACGAAATTCATGATTTACACAAAGATGCTGATTTATTTTTACATTTAGGAGACTCTGAATTTGATTATGATGACACTGAATTAAGTTTATATAAAAGAGTCAAAGGAAACTGTGACTTTGATCCACAATTCCCAATAGAAGATACAGGCACAGAGCAAAGCGTTAAATATTTCTATACACATGGACATCGATATGAAGTTAAAGGTACAAGAGATGTTTTAAGTGCACATGCTAAGAGTGAAAAAGCAAAATTTGCATTTTATGGCCATAGTCATGTTGCACTATGTGAATCAATAAATGACGTATATTGTATTAATCCAGGAAGCATTTCTCAAACAAGAGGAAAATGGGAAGAAACATATGCAGTATTAGAATTCGATGAAAATAAAGAAAACGCTAATTTAATTTTTATGGATAGAAACCATGAAATCTATGACAAACAATCTTTAGCTTTATAA
- a CDS encoding XTP/dITP diphosphatase: MNDIIIASNNKGKINDFKAIFPKANVIGISEIAPDFDVEETGKTFEENAILKAESASKELNKIVIADDSGLAVKALNGEPGIYSARYAGENKDDQANINKLLKNLDGVEDRAAEFVCAIAVSEPGKETATFVGTVQGQIIDDQRGENGFGYDPIFFVPTLDRTMAELTAAEKSAISHRGNAIKLMNEELGERFQ, encoded by the coding sequence ATGAATGATATTATAATCGCATCAAATAACAAAGGGAAAATTAATGATTTTAAAGCGATATTTCCAAAAGCAAATGTAATTGGTATTTCTGAAATTGCACCAGATTTTGACGTAGAAGAAACTGGAAAGACTTTTGAAGAAAACGCGATATTAAAAGCTGAATCTGCTTCTAAAGAACTAAATAAAATTGTTATAGCTGATGATAGTGGTTTAGCAGTGAAAGCATTAAATGGTGAGCCAGGTATATATTCTGCTCGTTATGCAGGAGAAAATAAAGACGATCAAGCTAATATCAATAAATTATTAAAAAACCTTGATGGAGTAGAAGATAGAGCAGCTGAATTTGTTTGTGCTATCGCTGTAAGTGAACCTGGAAAAGAAACTGCAACATTTGTAGGTACAGTTCAAGGTCAAATTATTGATGATCAACGCGGAGAAAATGGTTTCGGTTACGATCCAATTTTCTTTGTTCCTACTTTAGATAGAACTATGGCAGAATTAACAGCAGCTGAGAAAAGTGCTATCAGTCATCGTGGTAATGCAATAAAATTAATGAATGAAGAATTAGGGGAGAGATTTCAATGA
- the racE gene encoding glutamate racemase, with product MNKAIGVIDSGVGGLTVAKEIMRQLPNETIYYLGDIGRCPYGPRSKEEVKAFTIQLANFLVEKDIKMLVIACNTATAVALKPLQESLCIPVIGVIDPGSRTAIMTTKNNKVLVLGTEGTIKSEAYRRSIKSINPQVEVKGIACPGFVPLVEQMRYKDPTITSIVIHQTLKQWRYDDADTVILGCTHYPLLFDAINQYFDDGKTVISSGLETAREVSALLTFSNEHSYYTPNPKHKFFANGDVEHITRTIKEWLHIEDVQVERITL from the coding sequence ATGAATAAAGCAATTGGCGTAATTGATTCAGGTGTAGGCGGTTTAACTGTTGCAAAGGAAATTATGAGACAGTTACCTAATGAAACTATCTATTATTTAGGTGATATTGGTAGATGTCCATATGGGCCAAGATCTAAAGAAGAAGTAAAAGCATTTACAATTCAATTAGCAAATTTTTTGGTGGAAAAGGATATTAAAATGCTTGTCATTGCTTGTAACACAGCAACGGCAGTAGCATTGAAACCATTGCAAGAATCATTATGTATACCTGTAATAGGGGTTATAGATCCTGGTTCTAGAACAGCAATTATGACGACTAAAAATAACAAAGTACTTGTATTAGGTACTGAAGGAACAATAAAATCAGAAGCCTATAGAAGAAGTATCAAATCTATTAATCCACAAGTAGAAGTTAAGGGAATTGCGTGTCCTGGATTTGTTCCATTAGTTGAGCAAATGAGATATAAAGACCCAACTATTACAAGTATCGTCATTCATCAAACTTTAAAACAATGGAGATATGACGATGCTGATACAGTTATATTAGGTTGTACACATTATCCATTATTGTTTGACGCAATCAATCAATACTTTGATGATGGAAAAACAGTTATTTCTTCAGGTTTAGAAACTGCAAGAGAAGTTAGTGCACTTTTGACATTTAGCAATGAACATTCATATTATACGCCAAATCCTAAGCATAAATTCTTTGCAAATGGAGACGTAGAGCATATCACGAGAACAATTAAAGAATGGTTACATATTGAAGATGTTCAAGTTGAAAGAATAACGCTGTAA
- a CDS encoding MarR family transcriptional regulator, with translation MEDITKQIEYSLRHIVERTKLTSRTQLKVYDITPPQFFAMQLINEYENLTIGDISKKLYLAYSTTTDIIDKLEQKELVLRIQSVEDKRVFHVKLLEKGSELINEVVRARQIYTEDLLSDMKDEDKLKFNEALEIMLKRMRSEDQ, from the coding sequence ATGGAAGATATTACGAAACAGATTGAATACTCATTGAGACATATTGTTGAAAGAACTAAACTAACGAGTAGAACTCAATTAAAAGTTTACGATATAACACCGCCGCAATTTTTTGCAATGCAATTGATAAATGAATATGAAAATTTAACAATCGGCGATATATCTAAGAAACTTTATTTAGCATATTCAACTACAACAGATATTATTGATAAACTAGAACAAAAAGAATTAGTTTTGAGAATTCAATCTGTGGAAGATAAAAGAGTATTCCATGTTAAATTATTAGAAAAAGGTTCAGAATTAATTAATGAAGTAGTTCGAGCTAGACAAATATACACTGAAGACCTTTTATCTGACATGAAAGATGAAGATAAATTAAAATTTAATGAAGCTTTAGAGATTATGTTAAAAAGAATGAGAAGTGAAGATCAATGA
- the sdhB gene encoding succinate dehydrogenase iron-sulfur subunit has product MAEEQTVDQQQTEQNQENKTITLIIKRQENDKSQSYEEKFEIPYRPNMNVIAALMEIQRNPFTSNGEKTTPVTWDMNCLEEVCGACSMVINGKARQSCSAIIDQLEQPIKLEPMSTFPVVRDLQVDRSRMFDNLKKVKAWVPIDGTYDLGPGPRMPEKKRQTAYELSKCMTCGVCLEVCPNVNVNNNFMGAQAISQVRLFNLHPTGSMTKDERIKALMSDGGIQECGSSQNCVNACPKGIPLTTSIASMNREATFQMFKSFFGSDHEVN; this is encoded by the coding sequence ATGGCAGAAGAACAAACAGTTGACCAACAACAAACTGAACAAAATCAAGAAAATAAAACAATAACTTTAATTATTAAACGTCAAGAGAATGACAAATCTCAATCATATGAAGAGAAATTTGAAATTCCTTACAGACCTAATATGAATGTTATTGCTGCATTGATGGAAATACAGAGAAATCCGTTTACATCTAATGGTGAAAAAACAACACCAGTAACATGGGATATGAACTGTCTTGAAGAAGTTTGTGGTGCATGTTCGATGGTTATAAATGGAAAAGCTCGTCAATCATGTTCAGCAATTATTGATCAGTTGGAACAACCAATTAAACTTGAACCAATGAGTACTTTCCCTGTCGTACGTGATTTACAAGTAGATCGTTCTCGCATGTTTGATAACTTGAAAAAAGTTAAAGCATGGGTACCAATTGATGGTACATACGATTTAGGACCTGGTCCACGTATGCCAGAGAAGAAAAGACAAACAGCTTATGAATTATCTAAATGTATGACATGTGGTGTATGTTTAGAAGTTTGCCCTAATGTAAATGTAAACAATAATTTCATGGGTGCTCAAGCTATTTCACAAGTTCGTCTATTTAATCTACATCCAACAGGAAGTATGACTAAAGATGAAAGAATTAAAGCTTTAATGTCTGATGGTGGTATTCAAGAATGTGGTAGTTCACAAAACTGTGTTAATGCTTGTCCTAAAGGCATTCCATTAACAACATCAATCGCTTCAATGAATAGAGAAGCAACATTCCAAATGTTTAAATCATTCTTTGGTTCAGACCATGAAGTGAATTAA
- the sdhA gene encoding succinate dehydrogenase flavoprotein subunit, with translation MANNKIIVVGGGLAGLMATIKAAEKGAHVDLFSLVPVKRSHSVCAQGGINGAVNTKGEGDSTLIHFDDTVYGGDFLANQTPVKNMTEAAPSIIHLLDRMGVMFNRTPEGLLDFRRFGGTLYHRTAYAGATTGQQLLYALDEQVRSFEVKGLVTKYEGWEFLGIVKDDEDAARGIIAQDLKTSKIESFGSDAVIMATGGPGIIFGKSTNSMINTGSAASVVYQQGAKYANGEFIQIHPTAIPGDDKLRLMSESARGEGGRIWTYKDGKPWYFLEEKYPDYGNLVPRDIATREIFDVCVNQKLGINGENMVYLDLSHKDAHELDVKLGGIIEIYEKFTGDDPRKVPMKIFPAVHYSMGGIWVDFDQMTNIKGLFAAGECDYSQHGGNRLGANSLLSAIYGGMVAGPNAMEYVKNIETSYTELDEEIFQRRINEEQEKFDRLLQQKGTENAYKLHKELGEIMTANVTVVRHNDKLLETDKRIVELMERYQNIDMEDTSTWSNQAVFFTRQLWNMLVLARVITIGAYNRNESRGAHYKPEFPERNDEEWLKTTIAQFRGPKEAPEFSYEEVDVSHIKPRKRDYSKKSKGGK, from the coding sequence ATGGCAAACAACAAAATTATTGTTGTCGGTGGTGGTTTAGCTGGTTTAATGGCGACAATTAAAGCTGCAGAAAAAGGTGCACATGTTGATTTATTCTCATTAGTACCTGTTAAACGTTCACACTCTGTTTGTGCACAAGGTGGTATTAACGGAGCGGTTAATACTAAAGGTGAGGGCGACTCTACTTTAATTCACTTTGATGACACAGTGTATGGTGGAGATTTCCTAGCTAACCAAACACCTGTAAAAAATATGACTGAAGCAGCTCCTAGCATTATCCATTTGTTAGATAGAATGGGTGTAATGTTTAACCGTACACCAGAAGGACTACTAGATTTCCGTAGATTCGGTGGTACGTTATATCATAGAACTGCATATGCAGGGGCTACAACTGGACAACAATTATTATATGCATTAGATGAACAAGTAAGAAGCTTTGAAGTAAAAGGCTTAGTTACAAAATATGAAGGTTGGGAATTTTTAGGTATAGTTAAAGACGATGAAGATGCAGCACGCGGTATCATTGCTCAAGACTTAAAAACTTCTAAAATCGAATCATTCGGATCAGATGCAGTTATCATGGCTACTGGTGGACCTGGTATCATATTTGGTAAATCTACGAATTCAATGATTAATACAGGATCAGCAGCATCAGTTGTTTATCAACAAGGTGCTAAATATGCAAACGGAGAATTTATTCAAATTCATCCAACTGCTATTCCTGGTGACGATAAATTAAGATTAATGAGTGAATCTGCTCGTGGTGAAGGTGGCCGTATTTGGACTTATAAAGACGGTAAACCATGGTATTTCTTAGAAGAGAAATATCCTGATTATGGTAACTTAGTACCTCGTGATATTGCTACTCGTGAAATATTTGATGTATGTGTAAACCAAAAATTAGGTATCAATGGTGAAAACATGGTATACCTAGATTTATCTCATAAAGATGCACATGAATTAGATGTTAAACTTGGTGGAATCATTGAAATATATGAAAAATTCACAGGTGATGATCCTCGTAAAGTCCCTATGAAAATATTCCCAGCTGTACACTATTCAATGGGTGGTATTTGGGTAGACTTTGATCAAATGACTAATATTAAAGGTTTATTCGCTGCAGGGGAATGTGACTATTCTCAACATGGTGGTAACAGATTAGGTGCAAACTCACTATTATCTGCAATCTATGGTGGAATGGTAGCAGGACCAAATGCAATGGAATATGTTAAAAATATTGAAACTTCATATACTGAATTGGACGAAGAAATTTTCCAAAGACGTATAAACGAAGAACAAGAGAAATTTGATCGTTTATTACAACAAAAAGGTACAGAAAATGCTTATAAGTTACACAAAGAGTTAGGTGAAATTATGACAGCAAACGTTACAGTTGTTCGTCATAACGATAAACTTCTTGAAACTGATAAGAGAATAGTAGAATTAATGGAAAGATACCAAAACATTGATATGGAAGATACTTCAACTTGGAGTAACCAAGCAGTATTCTTCACACGTCAATTATGGAACATGTTAGTTTTAGCTAGAGTTATTACGATTGGTGCATATAATCGTAATGAATCTAGAGGCGCGCACTATAAACCTGAATTCCCTGAACGTAACGATGAAGAATGGTTAAAAACGACTATTGCACAATTCAGAGGACCAAAAGAGGCTCCTGAATTTTCATATGAAGAAGTCGATGTTAGCCATATTAAACCTCGTAAACGAGATTACTCTAAGAAATCTAAAGGGGGTAAATAG
- a CDS encoding succinate dehydrogenase cytochrome b558 subunit, translating to MASSENQFILRRIHSLLGVIPIGIFLIQHLLINHFATISPEAFNKASDFMWNLPFKIVLEVVIIYIPILFHAIYGLYIAFTAKENIGRHSYFRNWMFLLQRITGVVSFIFIAVHVYQTRIQAALGHHVDFDMVSDILSNPISIILYVIGVLSVIFHFSNGLWSFFITWGITQSPKSQRIMTYVTVFVFIVISIIGLRAIFAFV from the coding sequence TTGGCGTCGAGCGAAAATCAGTTTATATTACGTCGTATTCATTCATTATTAGGTGTAATTCCTATAGGAATATTCTTGATTCAACACTTATTGATCAACCATTTTGCAACAATTAGTCCTGAAGCATTCAATAAAGCTTCAGACTTTATGTGGAACTTACCATTTAAAATTGTATTAGAGGTTGTAATAATTTATATTCCTATACTATTCCACGCTATTTATGGATTATACATAGCGTTTACAGCTAAAGAAAATATAGGTAGACATTCATATTTTAGAAATTGGATGTTCTTATTACAACGTATAACAGGTGTTGTTTCATTTATATTCATTGCTGTTCACGTATATCAAACACGTATTCAAGCTGCATTAGGTCATCATGTTGATTTTGATATGGTTTCAGATATTTTATCTAATCCAATATCAATAATTTTATACGTTATTGGTGTATTAAGTGTTATATTCCATTTTTCAAATGGTTTATGGTCATTCTTCATTACTTGGGGAATCACACAATCACCTAAATCACAACGTATTATGACTTATGTAACTGTATTCGTATTTATCGTAATTAGTATTATTGGCTTAAGAGCTATATTTGCATTTGTATAG
- the uvrC gene encoding excinuclease ABC subunit UvrC, translating to MEDYQKKIKQKLDVVPTDPGCYIMKDRHDSVIYVGKAKRLRNRVRSYFTGAHDEKTTRLVGEIRDFEFIVTSSEIESLLLELNLIKKHQPRYNILLKDDKSYPFIKITNEKHPRLLVTRTVKKNSGKYFGPYPNAYSAHETKKLLDRIYPLRKCVSMPNKLCLYYHIGQCLGPCVYPVEQAEYQTMIKEITDFLNGDDKSIINDLNEKMNAASEALRFEEAKEYRDLIQHIDNLNYKQNMMSTDMTMRDIFGYSVDKGWICIQVFFIRQGKLIERQASMIPIIQTAEEEFYTFIGQFYTLNQHLTPKEIHIPNNLDIKTVESVVDSKVIQPKRGKKKEMVELAIKNANISLKNKFEIIAKDESRTIKAIENLGDAMGIQTPIRIEAFDNSNIQGVDPVSVMIAFVDGKPSKKDYRKYKIRSVKGPDDYKSMQEAVRRRYTRVLKEGLPIPDLIIVDGGKGHMSAVKEVLENELGLDVPVAGLSKNDKHQTSELLYGPQAEIIPLKKNSQEFYLLQRIQDEVHRFAISFHRNTRQKTSLKSVLDDIEGIGPKRKQKLLKHFGSIKKMRASELEEFIKIGVPDKIARNLKEKLTNEE from the coding sequence GTGGAAGACTACCAAAAGAAAATTAAACAAAAATTAGATGTCGTCCCAACTGATCCTGGTTGTTACATCATGAAAGATAGACATGATTCAGTTATATATGTTGGTAAGGCAAAGCGCCTTCGTAATAGAGTGAGAAGTTATTTTACGGGTGCTCACGATGAGAAGACGACGAGATTAGTTGGAGAGATACGTGATTTTGAATTTATCGTAACTTCCAGTGAAATAGAATCTTTATTATTAGAGCTTAATCTTATAAAAAAACATCAGCCTAGATATAATATCTTATTAAAAGACGACAAAAGTTATCCATTTATTAAAATTACGAATGAAAAGCATCCACGACTTCTTGTAACGCGTACTGTTAAGAAGAACTCTGGTAAATATTTTGGACCTTATCCTAATGCATATTCAGCTCATGAAACTAAAAAATTATTGGATAGAATTTATCCATTGAGAAAATGTGTATCCATGCCTAACAAACTTTGTTTATATTATCATATAGGTCAATGTCTTGGACCTTGTGTTTATCCGGTCGAGCAAGCTGAATATCAAACGATGATCAAAGAGATTACAGATTTTTTAAATGGTGATGATAAGTCTATCATTAATGATTTAAATGAGAAGATGAATGCAGCTAGTGAGGCTTTACGATTTGAAGAGGCGAAAGAATATAGAGATTTAATTCAACATATTGATAATTTGAATTATAAACAAAATATGATGTCGACAGATATGACGATGCGTGATATTTTCGGATATTCAGTTGATAAAGGTTGGATCTGTATTCAAGTATTCTTTATAAGACAAGGTAAATTAATTGAGCGACAAGCCTCAATGATACCGATTATACAAACCGCTGAAGAAGAATTTTATACATTTATCGGACAGTTTTACACGCTAAATCAACATTTAACACCTAAAGAAATTCATATTCCTAATAATTTAGATATAAAAACTGTTGAATCTGTAGTTGATTCCAAAGTGATACAACCTAAAAGAGGCAAGAAAAAAGAAATGGTAGAGTTAGCAATAAAAAATGCTAATATTTCGCTTAAGAATAAATTTGAAATCATTGCTAAAGATGAATCAAGAACAATAAAAGCAATTGAAAATTTAGGCGATGCTATGGGTATTCAAACACCAATTAGAATTGAAGCTTTTGATAATTCAAATATTCAAGGTGTAGACCCTGTTTCAGTAATGATAGCCTTTGTTGATGGTAAACCAAGTAAAAAAGATTATCGCAAGTATAAAATAAGATCAGTCAAAGGACCTGACGATTATAAATCTATGCAAGAAGCAGTGAGAAGAAGATATACACGAGTTCTTAAAGAAGGATTACCAATCCCTGATTTAATTATCGTTGATGGTGGTAAAGGTCATATGTCAGCAGTGAAAGAAGTATTGGAGAACGAACTAGGTTTAGATGTTCCTGTAGCAGGATTAAGCAAGAATGATAAACACCAAACTTCAGAATTATTATATGGACCACAAGCTGAAATAATACCACTAAAGAAAAATTCTCAAGAATTTTATTTATTGCAACGTATTCAAGATGAAGTGCATCGATTTGCGATAAGCTTCCATAGAAATACACGACAAAAAACTTCATTGAAATCTGTATTAGATGATATTGAAGGCATTGGTCCAAAAAGAAAACAAAAGTTATTAAAGCATTTCGGCTCTATAAAGAAAATGCGCGCATCTGAGTTAGAAGAATTTATTAAAATTGGCGTACCTGATAAAATTGCACGAAACTTGAAAGAAAAACTAACTAATGAAGAGTAA
- the trxA gene encoding thioredoxin: protein MALVKATDSNFDEQIKEGVSLVDFWAPWCGPCKMIAPVLEDLAKDVEGKANIVKLDVDENQETAAKYEVMSIPTLIVFKDGEAVDKVVGFQPKEQLEQVLAKHY from the coding sequence ATGGCATTAGTAAAAGCAACTGATTCAAATTTTGATGAACAAATCAAAGAAGGCGTAAGTTTAGTAGATTTTTGGGCACCTTGGTGTGGACCTTGTAAAATGATTGCGCCAGTCTTAGAAGATTTAGCAAAAGATGTTGAAGGTAAAGCGAACATCGTAAAATTAGATGTAGATGAAAACCAAGAAACAGCTGCAAAATACGAAGTAATGAGTATTCCAACTTTAATCGTATTTAAAGATGGCGAAGCTGTTGATAAAGTAGTTGGTTTCCAACCTAAAGAACAACTAGAACAAGTTTTAGCTAAACATTATTAA
- a CDS encoding enoyl-CoA hydratase-related protein: protein MIETTVKEQVLFIQLNHGPVNALNEEILTNLIDAIEEQGFSENVKAIVIKGNEKCFSAGADIKSFPELSKHEILGLASTSAKLFRLIKTCQKPVITAIHGVCLGGGFELALASDIRIITKDTKVGLPEINLGIFPGFGGVRRLSAMLGQHKALQMALTGEPIQPEKISYLFNEIVENETELEEVTNKIAFEISSKSLDSIKIIKQMSNLDLSLESDQIEGRHFVDIIETENAKEGLDAFISKRKPRFK from the coding sequence ATGATAGAAACTACAGTAAAAGAACAAGTGTTATTCATTCAATTAAATCACGGACCAGTAAACGCATTAAATGAAGAAATTTTAACAAATTTAATTGATGCGATAGAAGAACAAGGTTTTAGTGAAAATGTTAAAGCAATCGTTATAAAAGGTAATGAAAAATGTTTTTCTGCCGGTGCAGATATAAAATCATTCCCTGAATTGTCAAAACATGAAATATTAGGTTTAGCATCTACAAGCGCTAAATTATTTAGATTAATTAAAACATGTCAAAAACCAGTTATTACCGCTATACATGGCGTTTGTTTAGGCGGAGGATTTGAACTGGCACTAGCAAGTGATATACGTATCATAACGAAAGATACAAAAGTAGGTTTACCAGAAATTAATTTAGGTATATTCCCTGGATTTGGTGGCGTAAGAAGACTGTCTGCTATGCTTGGTCAACATAAAGCATTACAAATGGCACTAACAGGAGAACCAATACAACCTGAAAAAATTTCATACCTATTTAATGAAATAGTTGAAAACGAAACAGAACTTGAAGAAGTTACGAATAAAATAGCTTTTGAAATTTCATCTAAATCATTAGACTCAATTAAAATTATTAAACAAATGTCAAATTTAGATTTATCATTAGAAAGTGATCAAATAGAAGGTAGACATTTTGTTGATATCATCGAAACAGAAAATGCTAAAGAAGGTTTAGACGCATTTATTTCAAAAAGAAAACCTCGATTTAAGTGA
- a CDS encoding endonuclease MutS2, producing MNEKTLKVLEYPLIIQQLSAHATSDIAERLINELKPSDEFNTVQHSLNETDEMTQIYNKHRVPGYSGLKDIKSYVKRAEIGSLLTVEELNQIKRNIQVQNRFKTFYASIVDEDEEILYPIIDQQVSNLPVLSELLAHISEQCDEHDLFDNASPKLAELRYQIKKTNDRIKSRLEQMVRSQANQKKLSDSIVTVRNDRHVLPVKAEYRQDFNGIVHDQSASGQTLYIEPSAIVEMHNQIAQVTAKEKEEKDRLLYILTEYVSEVGYELLTSTEIMGHLDFVTAKAKFGTTLKATKPIISNEREIYLPKARHPLINKEQVVSNTIEFKENINAVIITGPNTGGKTVTLKTVGLITLMAQSGLLIPTLDGSIITIFKKVFCDIGDEQSIEQSLSTFSSHMKNIVNIIDQADKDSLILFDELGAGTDPSEGAALAMSILDYTIERDALIMATTHYPELKAYSYNREKVMNASVEFDVETLRPTYKLLMGIPGRSNAFEISKKLGLKVELINQAKSLIGQDEKEINVMIESLEKNAKSVENDRIEVERLKQESSNLHQSLSTELQRFEKFKTQLMDEARNKANQEVKQKTKEAEIILQELREMRDNSAANVKEHELIERKKRLDNQYTAESLKKNVQKERHDRIEKGDDVKVLSYGQKGEVIDVVNDEEVIVQMGILKMKIELKDLEKLDKKKQPTKKVVPRTNRSTIKMDLDLRGYRYEEAMLELDQYLDQAVLSNYGTVNIIHGKGTGALQKGVADHLKKHRSVDSYRTGMPSEGGFGVTVVTLK from the coding sequence ATGAATGAAAAAACATTAAAAGTTCTTGAATATCCCTTAATTATTCAGCAATTATCTGCACATGCTACAAGTGATATAGCAGAGCGATTAATAAATGAACTTAAACCAAGTGATGAGTTTAATACAGTTCAACATAGTTTAAATGAAACTGATGAAATGACTCAAATATATAATAAACATCGAGTGCCAGGTTATTCTGGACTTAAGGATATAAAGTCATATGTTAAAAGAGCAGAAATTGGCAGTTTATTGACTGTTGAAGAATTAAATCAAATTAAAAGAAATATTCAAGTTCAAAATCGATTTAAAACTTTTTATGCGAGCATAGTAGATGAAGACGAAGAAATACTATACCCAATTATTGATCAACAAGTATCAAATTTACCGGTACTTAGTGAATTGTTAGCGCATATAAGCGAACAGTGTGATGAACATGATTTATTTGATAATGCGAGTCCTAAATTAGCTGAACTCAGATATCAAATTAAAAAAACGAATGACAGAATTAAATCTAGATTAGAACAAATGGTTAGATCTCAAGCAAATCAAAAGAAATTATCAGACTCTATCGTAACGGTTAGAAATGATCGACACGTTCTACCAGTTAAAGCTGAATATAGACAAGATTTTAATGGGATCGTACATGATCAATCTGCTTCTGGACAAACTTTGTATATCGAACCGAGCGCAATTGTTGAAATGCATAATCAAATTGCTCAAGTTACTGCAAAGGAAAAAGAAGAAAAAGATAGACTGCTTTATATTTTAACTGAATATGTCAGTGAAGTAGGTTATGAATTATTGACGAGCACAGAAATAATGGGGCATTTAGATTTTGTAACTGCAAAAGCTAAATTTGGAACGACGTTAAAAGCAACAAAACCTATCATTTCAAATGAACGAGAAATATATTTACCAAAAGCAAGACACCCACTTATTAATAAAGAGCAAGTCGTAAGTAATACAATAGAATTTAAAGAAAATATAAACGCCGTCATAATTACTGGTCCAAACACAGGTGGTAAGACAGTTACACTGAAAACAGTAGGCTTAATTACACTTATGGCTCAGTCTGGATTGTTAATTCCAACATTAGACGGATCTATCATAACTATTTTCAAAAAAGTGTTTTGTGATATTGGTGATGAGCAATCTATTGAACAATCATTATCAACTTTCTCATCACACATGAAAAACATTGTAAATATTATAGATCAAGCGGATAAAGATTCTTTAATTTTATTTGACGAATTAGGGGCAGGTACAGATCCTAGTGAAGGTGCAGCTTTAGCAATGAGTATATTGGATTATACAATTGAAAGAGATGCACTCATTATGGCTACAACCCATTATCCAGAACTTAAAGCATATAGTTATAATAGAGAAAAAGTGATGAATGCCAGTGTTGAATTTGATGTTGAAACATTAAGACCGACTTATAAATTATTGATGGGTATACCTGGACGTTCAAACGCTTTTGAAATATCTAAAAAGTTAGGGCTAAAAGTCGAATTAATTAATCAAGCAAAATCATTAATTGGTCAAGATGAAAAAGAAATTAATGTCATGATTGAATCATTAGAAAAAAATGCAAAATCAGTTGAAAATGATAGAATTGAAGTCGAAAGATTAAAACAAGAATCTTCGAATCTGCATCAGTCATTATCAACAGAATTACAACGTTTTGAAAAATTCAAAACACAGTTAATGGATGAAGCAAGAAATAAAGCGAATCAAGAAGTTAAACAAAAAACAAAAGAAGCGGAAATTATTTTACAAGAATTAAGAGAAATGAGAGACAATTCCGCAGCAAATGTAAAAGAACATGAACTTATAGAACGAAAGAAACGATTAGACAATCAATATACGGCAGAATCTCTTAAGAAAAACGTTCAAAAAGAGCGTCATGACCGAATCGAAAAAGGTGATGATGTTAAAGTATTATCTTATGGACAAAAAGGTGAAGTAATTGATGTCGTCAATGATGAAGAAGTGATTGTTCAAATGGGCATTCTTAAAATGAAAATCGAACTTAAAGATTTAGAAAAACTTGATAAAAAGAAACAGCCAACTAAAAAAGTCGTGCCAAGAACAAATCGATCAACTATCAAAATGGATTTAGATTTACGAGGTTATCGATATGAAGAAGCTATGTTAGAATTAGATCAATATCTTGATCAAGCTGTACTTTCTAATTATGGCACTGTGAATATTATTCATGGTAAAGGTACTGGCGCATTGCAAAAAGGTGTGGCTGATCATTTGAAAAAACATCGTTCTGTTGATTCTTATAGAACAGGAATGCCGTCAGAAGGTGGATTTGGTGTTACAGTTGTGACCTTGAAGTAA